Proteins encoded by one window of Actinocorallia herbida:
- the pstS gene encoding phosphate ABC transporter substrate-binding protein PstS, with protein sequence MKNGIRLAALGGVILTGALALSACGSDDNANVDPSAAPADGNCVEATVNAAGSSAQKNAIDEWIKNYTANCAGAVLNYNPSGSGAGIEAFNGKQASFAGSDSALKPEEATAAQTRCAGNTALNLPMVVGPVAVAYNLEGVDGLQLSPVTLAKIFAGEIKKWNDPAIAADNPDAKLPDEAITTVHRADESGTTDNFTKYLTAVAPDVWKFEGGKVWTAPGGQGGTKSDGVTTLIKQSKGAIGYVEMSYAENAALSTVKVQNGAGEFTELTAESASKTIAGAEVTGTGNDLALKIDYATKTPGAYPIVLVTYEIACEKGLTGPEGEFVKSFLTYTASDAGQAALEGLGYAPLPQEIITKVRASVEAIAVS encoded by the coding sequence GTGAAGAACGGCATCCGGCTTGCGGCCCTCGGCGGCGTCATCCTGACCGGCGCTCTGGCGCTGTCCGCCTGCGGCTCCGACGACAACGCCAATGTGGACCCCTCGGCGGCGCCCGCGGACGGCAACTGTGTCGAAGCCACCGTTAACGCCGCAGGTTCGAGCGCGCAGAAGAACGCGATCGACGAGTGGATCAAGAACTACACCGCGAACTGCGCCGGTGCCGTTCTGAACTACAACCCGAGCGGCTCGGGCGCGGGCATCGAAGCCTTCAACGGCAAGCAGGCGTCCTTCGCGGGCTCCGACTCGGCCCTCAAGCCCGAAGAGGCCACGGCCGCCCAGACCCGCTGCGCCGGCAACACCGCGCTGAACCTGCCGATGGTCGTCGGCCCGGTCGCGGTGGCCTACAACCTGGAGGGCGTCGACGGCCTCCAGCTCTCCCCCGTGACCCTGGCGAAGATCTTCGCGGGCGAGATCAAGAAGTGGAACGACCCGGCGATCGCCGCGGACAACCCCGACGCCAAGCTGCCGGACGAGGCCATCACCACCGTCCACCGCGCTGACGAGTCGGGCACCACCGACAACTTCACCAAGTACCTCACGGCCGTCGCCCCCGACGTCTGGAAGTTCGAGGGCGGCAAGGTGTGGACCGCCCCCGGCGGCCAGGGCGGCACCAAGTCCGACGGCGTGACCACGCTGATCAAGCAGTCCAAGGGCGCCATCGGCTACGTCGAGATGTCCTACGCCGAGAACGCGGCCCTCTCCACCGTCAAGGTGCAGAACGGCGCGGGCGAGTTCACCGAGCTGACCGCCGAGAGCGCCTCCAAGACCATCGCGGGCGCCGAGGTCACCGGCACCGGCAACGACCTCGCGCTGAAGATCGACTACGCGACCAAGACCCCGGGCGCCTACCCGATCGTCCTGGTCACCTACGAGATCGCCTGCGAGAAGGGCCTCACCGGCCCCGAGGGCGAGTTCGTGAAGTCCTTCCTCACCTACACCGCCTCCGACGCCGGCCAGGCGGCCCTGGAGGGCCTCGGCTACGCGCCGCTGCCCCAGGAGATCATCACCAAGGTCCGCGCCTCCGTCGAGGCGATCGCGGTCTCCTGA
- the mshD gene encoding mycothiol synthase, translating into MVVVHELSAEQSAAVLDLAERAAEADGVPPLSEQTLLAVRHGGGEHHLVHEGAELAGYAFAEAGSAEVVVDPAFRRRGIGSRLLAELPQDVRIWAHGEVPGSAELAASQGLRPVRTLLQMRRALTEPIPVWRIHAGYTLRTFQPGDAAGWLRLNAASFASHPEQGQWTEEDLRRRMAEPWFDPKGFFVVTKDDKLVGFHWTKVHPDGMGEVYVVGVDPAQQGVGLGRTLTLAGLNHLKGLGLDTVLLYVDGENTSAVRLYESLGFRRYQVDVQFGRSFT; encoded by the coding sequence ATGGTCGTCGTGCATGAGTTGTCAGCCGAGCAGTCCGCCGCCGTCCTCGATCTGGCCGAGCGGGCCGCCGAGGCCGACGGGGTACCGCCCCTGTCCGAGCAGACCCTGCTTGCCGTGCGGCACGGCGGCGGCGAGCACCACCTCGTCCATGAGGGCGCGGAGCTCGCGGGCTACGCCTTCGCCGAGGCCGGGTCGGCCGAGGTGGTCGTGGACCCCGCGTTCCGCCGCCGCGGTATCGGTAGTCGGCTGCTCGCCGAGCTGCCCCAGGACGTCCGGATATGGGCGCACGGCGAGGTGCCCGGCTCCGCGGAGCTGGCCGCCTCCCAGGGCCTCCGGCCCGTCCGTACGCTCCTCCAGATGCGCCGCGCGCTCACCGAGCCGATACCGGTGTGGCGCATCCACGCCGGGTACACCCTGCGCACCTTCCAGCCCGGCGACGCCGCGGGCTGGCTGCGCCTCAACGCCGCGTCGTTCGCCTCCCACCCCGAGCAGGGCCAATGGACCGAGGAGGACCTCCGGCGCCGGATGGCCGAGCCGTGGTTCGACCCGAAGGGCTTCTTCGTGGTCACCAAGGACGACAAGCTCGTCGGCTTCCACTGGACCAAGGTCCATCCCGACGGGATGGGCGAGGTGTACGTCGTCGGGGTCGATCCGGCGCAGCAGGGCGTCGGCCTCGGCCGCACCCTGACCCTCGCCGGGCTCAACCACCTCAAGGGCCTCGGGCTGGACACCGTGCTTCTCTACGTCGACGGCGAGAACACCAGCGCCGTAAGGCTTTACGAGTCCCTCGGGTTCCGCCGGTACCAGGTCGATGTCCAGTTCGGACGCTCGTTCACCTGA